One Ananas comosus cultivar F153 linkage group 1, ASM154086v1, whole genome shotgun sequence DNA window includes the following coding sequences:
- the LOC109707159 gene encoding GTP-binding protein At2g22870, whose amino-acid sequence MLMLRSRFNLQTLAPLLTSPRPSPSSSLPFLLHRRRRRNLSFSALRPDPSAPYAAAAAAAAATAAAPPKSKGPPPPAGVVRTALFVPPGVPRDAGAAEMVVLPGSNIVVGPYAGDARIREVEFAKSSPRARDCPRDDRPEFAVIGRSNVGKSSLINALVRKKDVALTSKKPGKTQLINHFLINKSWYIVDLPGYGFANAPESARMDWSSFTKGYFLNRNTLVGVLLLVDASVPPQQIDLDCANWLGRNNIGLTFVFTKCDKVKSAKGRRPDENIKHFQDLISKYYKDPPPWIMTSSVTGLGRDELLLHMSQLRNYWDNEAA is encoded by the exons ATGCTAATGCTTCGTTCTCGCTTCAATCTCCAAACCCTAGCACCACTCCTCACCTCTCCCCgaccctccccctcctcctctctccccttcctcctccaccgccgccgccgccgcaaccTCTCCTTCTCCGCCCTCCGCCCCGACCCTTCCGCCCCCtacgcagcagcagcagcagcagcagcagcaacagcagcagcgcCACCCAAATCGAaggggccgccgccgccggcggggGTGGTGAGGACGGCGCTCTTCGTGCCCCCGGGGGTGCCGCGCGACGCGGGCGCGGCGGAGATGGTGGTGCTCCCGGGGTCGAACATCGTGGTGGGGCCGTACGCGGGCGACGCGCGGATCCGCGAGGTGGAGTTCGCGAAGAGCAGTCCCCGCGCCCGCGACTGCCCGAGGGACGATCGCCCCGAGTTCGCCGTCATCGGCCGCTCCAACGTCGGCAAATCCTCTCTCATCAACGCCCTCGTCCGCAAGAAGGACGTCGCCCTCACCTCCAAGAAGCCCg GGAAAACACAACTTATAAATCATTTTTTGATCAACAAAAGTTGGTACATTGTGGATCTGCCGGGTTACGG GTTTGCAAATGCTCCTGAATCGGCTCGAATGGACTGGTCTTCATTTACAAAGGGTTACTTTCTAAACCGCAACACTCTAGTTGGTGTTCTCCTTCTCGTTGACGCCAGTGTTCCACCCCAGCAAATCGACCTCGATTGTGCTAATTGGCTTGGTCGTAACAAC ATTGGGTTGACTTTTGTTTTCACGAAGTGTGACAAAGTCAAGAGTGCCAAAGGCAGACGACCGGACGAGAACATCAAACATTTCCAGGATTTGATAAGTAAATATTATAAGGATCCTCCCCCGTGGATTATGACCAGTAGTGTCACGGGATTAGGGCGAGATGAGTTACTTCTCCATATGTCGCAGTTAAGGAACTACTGGGATAACGAAGCAGCTTAA
- the LOC109713031 gene encoding vegetative cell wall protein gp1-like, with protein sequence MRAPLPPASNPGHRKSSTFLSSIISITTFSTLRGLLTSGSHPWIEPILLAEASPPVPSSAVPARRRPPPDLSAAIWSACGPSLDPHCLRAPPPPWAGRAAFPSTSGAVAAVPRRPCWLWCRLGSPQPPRPGAGRAWEISASARLRRSLPAVPPSRHLRRPPTRTPGHPRPAPAAAVAAAPPGPVP encoded by the coding sequence ATGCGCGCACCCCTGCCGCCGGCGAGCAACCCCGGCCACCGGAAAAGCTCCACTTTCCTTTCCTCCATCATCTCCATCACCACCTTCTCCACCCTCCGCGGCCTCTTGACTTCGGGAAGTCACCCCTGGATTGAGCCTATATTATTGGCCGAGGCTTCCCCTCCGGTGCCGTCATcggccgtccccgcgcgccgccggccaccgccgGATCTCTCTGCGGCCATCTGGAGCGCGTGCGGGCCAAGCTTGGACCCGCACTGCCtccgtgcgccgccgccgccctgggcCGGGCGCGCCGCCTtcccctcgacctccggcgccgtcgccgccgttcCCCGCCGCCCATGTTGGCTGTGGTGCCGCCTGGGCTCGCCGCAGCCGCCCAGACCCGGAGCGGGCCGAGCTTGGGAGATCTCTGCCTCCGCGCGCCTCCGCCGCTCCCTGCCGGCAGTACCGCCCTCCAGACACCTCCGGAGACCTCCGACGCGCACCCCCGGACATCCCCGAcctgccccggccgccgccgtggccgcagcaccCCCCGGACCCGTGCCCTAG